The Thermoflexus hugenholtzii JAD2 genomic interval GCGCTCCGGGATCCTGCGTTCCGCCCGGCGGAGGAGGCGGTGGTGCTGGGCCCCGCCGAGCCGCTGGATGCCACCGCCATCGAAGGGCCGGACGAGGTCCAGCTCCTGCACCGGACCGCCACCGAGGCTCGCTATCGGGCGCGTCTGAGCCGCCCGGGGCTGCTCATCACCCGCGACCCGTGGTATCCCGGATGGACGGTGACGATCAACGGCCGCCCCGCCCCGCTGCGGCGCGCGGACGGCGTGCTGATGGCCGTGTATCTGCCCGCAGGGGAGAACGAGGTCGTCTTCCGGTTCCGGCCCATCTCGTTTTACATCGGGACGGGGATCAGCGGCCTCACCGTGTTCTTCCTGTGGCCGCTCACGCTCTGGAGGATGAGGCGTCGCGTCGGCCATCCAGCGCAATCATGAGGAGTTCCCGCGGATGTCGCGCACCCCCGTCGGGATGATCCACGCCTTTCTCCTCGTCGCCTGGGCTCTGGCCCTGGCCCTCTGGCGGCCCGTCCCGGCCCACAACGATGAGGCCTACGTCCTCTGGGCCATCCGCACCCACGATCTCCCCGGCCTCATCGCCACCGGGCTGCGCCTGGACGGCCAGCCCCCCCTTTATCCCGTTCTCCTCTGGGCGATCCAGCAGCTCCCCCTCTTCCGCTCCGTTCCCATGCTTTACCTCATCGGTCTCCTCCTCGCTTTCCCTTTCTATCCGGTGATGTTCCGGCTGGCCCGCTCGCTTGGGGGGGAACGAGCCGGGATATCGCTTCTGGCCCTCTTGGCTTTCAACCCCTTCCTGGCCGGTCTGATGATGTTCCTGCGCGCTTACCCCCTCACGCTGATGCTGAGCGCCCTGACCCTCTGGCTTGCCGCGAAAGCCGACCGCCGTCCAACCCTTGCCCGCGGGCTGGCGTGGGGGCTGGCGGGCCTCGCCCTGCTTTTCACGTTCTATTACGGGGTCTTCCTGATCGCTGCCGCTTTCATCTGGCTCCTGCGACGGCCCGGAGCGGGTCGACGCAGGCAGGCGGCCTGGCCCGGTGTGATCCTGCCCGGGCTGGCCGGCGCGCTATGGGCTTACTTCGCCCTGGCCCCTGCCCTGGCCATCGTGATCCGCCATCAAGGGAACCCCGGCATCCATCCCAGCCCGCTGGAGATGGTGGGGAACCTCTGGCTCACCCTCTGGAGCGGATGGGCCGCGGATGCCCGCTTCGCCCTCGCGGCCGGCAGCGCGATGCTCCTCATCCTGGCTTGGGCGCTAAGCATCGCGATCCGCCGCGGGCTCCCCGCTTTGGGTTTCCCGCTCCTGACGGGAAGCCTCGCGCTGGCCGGCTTCCTTCTGGTCGGCTGGCGCTACAACTTCTTCGCCGCGCGCTACGGGGTGGTGGCCCTGCCCTCGCTCCTTCTGGCCCTCGCCCTCATCCTGGTCCACTCCCCCCGCCGGGTCCAAGCCCTCGCCGTCGGATGTGCCGGGCTGCTCGGGCTGATCGGCCTCTCCCGGACCATCCTCGCTTACACCGCTCTGCCCGAAAACAACCCCTGGTATGCGGAGGTCGTGACGGCGCTCCTCGAACGCGTCGCCCCGGGGGAGGTCGTGGTGGTCCAGGCCCCCTGGCACTATCAAGCCTTGCTAATGTATGCGCCCGACGCGCCATGGCATCTCTTCGATCTCAACGAGGAAGCCCGCTGGCGGGAGGCCCTCCGCGACCGTCCGGTCGTCTGGCTCCTCGGCGTCCCGGCCTATCGCGGGAACTGGGAGGTCCTCGAGGGGGCCCTGGCCGGCTGGATCCGAACCGTGGAGAAAGAATGGCCCGCGCCGGCGGACGCCGCCCTCGTGCGCTACGTCCCTCCGCCGGAGGCCCCCTCGTGGCAACCGCTCTCCGTCTCCTTCGAGGGCGGGCTGGTCCTCGAGGCGGCGGCCCTGGAGCTCCAGGGCCCGCCGGGGATCCTGCGGGTGGGCCTGCGATTGCGCGCCGCCGCCCCCATCTCGCAGCCCTACACCCTGTTCGTTCACCTGCTGGATCCCGCCGGCCGGTGGATCGCCGGCAGCGACGCGGAGCCGCCCATCCCCACCCCGGCGATGCAGCCGGGAGCTTCTGTCACCTTCTGGCACGCCCTCCAGGTCCCCACCTGGCTGCCGGCAGGGGTTTATCCGGTGACCGCCGGGGCCTATCCGACGGGGTCCAATGGATGGCCCCGCCTGCGCACCCGAACCGGCGAGGACGTGGCCCGGCTGGGAACTGTGTCCATCACCCCCCGCCCGGCCTGGCTCGACAGCCGGGACGGGTGGCGGTGCGGGGACCTGCTCCTGAGCCGCCTCACAGTGATGCGCTTGACGTCTTACCGGCAGGAGGGGCCGGACATCTTCCCGGAGTCGGGCCGGCCGGATCGCCTCTGGGTTCAGGCGGCCTGGCGGGTGGAAGCCGCAGGGGCGGGGCTGCCGGAGGTGATCGTGGAGACCGACAGAGGCGTGCAACAACTGGCGTGGCAGACATCCTCCGCCCTCGACGTCCGGTATGCTGCGGGTGAGGCCGTTGTCGGAGTCTGGGAGGGAGAGATCCCGCCGGATCTTCGCACACGCCGGCTGATCGTGCGGTGCCCCCGCGGAGAGGCTGAGATCCCCGCCTACACCCTGTCCCGCCAGCGCTGGCGCTGGAACTACAGCTGGGTTTTCTGGAATCGAATGCCATAATTGCAAAGGCTCATCCTATGGAGGGAACGGTTTTATGAGCATGCGCTGGGGAGTGCTGGCAACTATACCGCTGACATTCTGGGTTACGCTGGCCTTGATGCCTCCTGAGCTCGCTCAGATCGATGAGAAGCATGTGCTCTGGCAGGCTTCCTCTTATGGGGTGATCGAGATCGCCCGCAATCTGACGCGGGACAGCCATCCCCCACTTTATTACTGGCTGGTCCATTTATGGTGGGAGATGAGCGGCTTTGACCGGCCTTATGCCTATCGGGTGCTTTCTATCCTCCTGGGACTGACTGCGCTCCCGTTGGCTTTCCAACTCGGCAAGCAAGCGGCGGGGCCCCGCGTCGGGATGTGGGCCGCTATTCTGCTCGCTTTAAATCCCTTTTTCATCTTCCAGCTTTTCCTGATCCGTATGTATGGGAGCGTGATCGCCCTGGGCGCTGCATCGACATGGGTATGGTTGCTCTTGCTGCGGCGCCCCTCCCCCCGCCGGTGGTTGATATGGATCATCCTTCAGGGGGCTCTGCTGTTCATCCACTATTACAGCGTTCTGCTGCTTCTTGCACAGATCTTGATCCTCGGGCTTTACCGCCCCCGGGGCTGGCAGGTCGGGCTGACGCTCTCCACGCTGTTGTGGAGCGCCTTCGGGTTCTGGCTCCTTTGGGCCTATCCTGGAAGCCTGGAAAACACGGTGCGCAACCTTTCGGCGATCCCGGTGCGACCTCGGCCCTGGGAGGTCCTTGAGCACTTCTGGGCCAGCTGGCTAACCGGCCCTCTGAGCGATGGACACTTCGCCCGAGCAGCGGGGCTGGCCACCGCGCTGGGAGCTCTCGCCGTGTGGATATGCAAAGAGCCTCGGAAACGAGCTCCTCTCCCTGTTCAATGGCGACTGATCGGGATGGTTTCGTGGTTGCCCCTGGCGATGGGAGCCGGAATCGCATTGCGATGGCCCTTCTTCGGTGCAAGATACTTCGCGATGGTCCTTATCCCTTTCCTCGTGTGGGTCATCACCCCGATTGCGCTTCGAGCGCGGTGGTTTGTCATAACCTTCCTCGTGCCGGGCCTGATCAGTTTGCCTGCAATGCCCCTTATCCAGAGCTTCCCGGATGCCGGGGATACGAAAGAGATCGCAGCCATGCAAATCCTTGGGGGCGAGGACCCCATTCTGATCCAGGCCTGGTGGCATTCTCTTTGGCCAGAGTATCCAAGATTCCGCTCTTACGACTGGAATGATCCCCGTCAGCGTGCCATCGTCCTTTCACAACACCCATCCTTCTGGTTCATCGGGGTAACCCTCTACCGAGGTAATTGGGAGGAGTGGGTCACCGATCTCCAGCGGACTCACACCGTTGACTTTTACACGGAGATCGACCACTTCGTCCCCGAGCGTCGAGCGACCGTCATTCACTTCACCCGAAAAGCCCAGCCCGTCCGTTGGGATCCATTCACTGTCAGATGGGAAAACGGATTACAGCTCCAAGCGATCGGCCGGATCGATGAAAGCGCCAAACCCGGTCATCCGCTCCGCATCGCCCTTCGCATGAGCACAGATCGTCCCCTCACAAGCCGATGGACGCTCTTTCTGCACCTGGTGGATGAGCATGGCCAGCTTTGGTCAAATTGGGATGCAGAGCCGGAGCCTGGAGTCCAGCACTGGGCTCCCGGTCAAACCATTGAAGTGCATCGCAGCCTGTTGATCCCTCTTTACACACCTCCCGGCAGGTATCGGCTTCAGATCGGCTGGTATCCGACCGGAGCTCCCGGATTTCCCAGGCTTCCTCTGGAGGGAGGTGCCAGCGATTCTCTGATCATCGGAGAGATAGAGGTCCACCCGCGCGTTGATCCCGCGCGTGTCGGGAGCCTCTCTGCCGGCCCCGTAGAAGTAGAACCTCCTGTAGCCCGCATGGTCCAAGGTATCGATGGGTGGCGGCTGGAAGTTCAGGTGCGCTGGCGCAGTCGGAGCTATGCCCGCGTCTCAGGATGGCAAGTGATGCTGCGCACCCCTGATGGATCCATACCTCTGCAACGCGCATATCGAATTCCAGATGCCACAGTGGTAACGCCGGGATGGCTTACAGAGATCTGGATCAGTCCCCCGCTTTCGGGCACCCGACCTGCTTTGAGCGTTTTAGAGATTCTCTACGAAGGCCATCGCATTATAGGGCGCCCTGTATGGATTTTCCCGGCTGACACGGGCTGGGTTTATGGATGGGTGTTCCTGAATCGCTTTCCACGCTGAGTTGTTAGAACGTCGAGATCCCGTTAAAATTTAGGGAAAGACCAGAAGGGGTCTGACATGCATTTGCGAGAAGAGGAGCGGATGATGAGGAGAGAATCCCCGCGGTCGGGGGCCTGAGGCCCCCCCGACTGCCGGGTGGGTTTCGCCCGCCGACCGCCGGCCTCGGCCGGCGGTTTTTGTTTCAGGGTTCCGGAACGAGAGACGCCAAGACCCTTCACGCGATCCGGAGGTGCTCAATGGCGGAGAAGGTGCTGGTGTGCGTGGCTTGGCCCTACGCTAACGGCCCCCTGCATCTCGGGCATATCGCCGGCGCTTACCTGCCGGCGGACATCTTCGCCCGCTACCACCGCCTGAAAGGAAACCAGGTCCTCATGGTCTCCGGTTCGGATTCCCACGGGACCCCCATCACCGTCCAGGCGGATCGGGAGGGGATCTCGCCCCGGGAGCTGTTCGAGCGCTATCATCGGGTCTTCCTGGAGACCTGGCAGAAGTACGGCATCTCCTTCGATCTTTTCACCCACACTGACACGGAGAACCATCATCGGGTCTCCCAGGACATGTTCCTGCGCCTGTTGGAGAACGGCTATCTGTTCCGGCAGACCCAGCGCCAGTTCTACTCGGAGGTCTCCCGTCGCTTCCTTCCTGATCGCTACATTGAGGGCACGTGCCCGATCTGCGGCTACGAGCGGGCCCGGGGGGACCAGTGCGAGCGATGCGGGACGTTGCTGGAGGCCACCCAGCTCATCCATCCCCGCAGCCGAATCGACGGCAGCACCCCGGTGCTGCGGGAGACGGAGCACTATTTCTTCAACCTGCCGGCTTTCACCGAGCCGCTCCTGAACTACCTCCGGGACAAAGGCTACTGGCGCCCCAACGTCCTGACCTTCACCCTGAACTACATCCGCCAGGGCCTCCAGCCCCGTCCCATCACCCGCGACCTGGACTGGGGCATCCCGGTCCCCCTGGAGGGATTCGAGGGGAAGGTCCTCTACGTCTGGTTCGAGGCCGTCATCGGCTACCTCTCCGCCACCATCGAGTGGGCCGCCCTGCAGGGCCGCCCTGAGGCCTGGAAGGACTGGTGGTATGATCCGGCGGCGAAGATCGTCTATTTCATCGGAAAGGACAACATCCCCTTCCACACCATCATCTGGCCGGCCCAGCTGATCGGCACCGGCCGCCTCTATGAGGAGGACCCGTCCCGGCGCTTCACCCTCCCCTACGACGTCCCGGCCAACGAGTTCCTCAACCTGGAGGGGGACAAGTTCTCCACCAGCCGCAACTGGGCTGTGTGGGCCCTGGACGCCGCATCCCGCTACGCCGTGGACGCCCTGCGGTATTACCTGACGGCGATCATGCCGGAAACCCAGGATTCGGAGTTCCGGTGGATCGATTTCATCCGCCACAACAACGAGGAACTCCTCTCCATCTGGGGTAACCTGGTCCATCGGGTGCTCACTTTCGCCGCCCGCCATTTCGACGGCCAGGTGCCCATGCCCGGCCGGATGGAACCGCGCGACGCCGAGGTCCTGGCCCGGGTGGACGTCTCCTTCGAAACCGTGGGGCGCCTGATCGAGGGCTGTCGCTTCCGACAGGCCCTGGAGACGGTGATGGGACTGGCCGCCGAGGTGAACCGCTACCTGAACGAGCGGGAGCCCTGGAAGGAGATCCGCGAGGATCGAAACCGGGCGGCCACCACCCTCTACGTGGCCATGCGGGCCATCGACAGCCTGAAGATCATGTTCGCGCCCTTCCTTCCCTTCTCCAGCCAGCGGGTCCACGAGATGCTCGGCTACGAGGGAGACCTGGTGGGGCGGCTGACGGTGCGCGCGGTGGCCGAGCGGACCCGGGAGCACCTCGTCCTCACATACGAGGCCGACCCGCGGATCCGCTGGGAGCCCAGCCGGCTGACACCCGGCCAGCGCCTGAGGGAGATCCGCCCGCTGTTCGAGAAGATCGATGAGGGACGCGCCGAGGAGGAACGGGCTCGCCTGGGCCAGCCGACGGCATAGGCTCCCTCGCTCGCCGGTTCCGGGTCAGGCGCCCCCCATTCAACCTAAGGGCAGGAGCGAATCGATGCGACGGGAGATCCTCTCATGGGGAGATGTCGAGGCGCTGATCGACCACTTGCTGCCCCAGCTGCGGGGGCCCTTCGATGCCCTGCTCATGATCACCCGGGGCGGCATCGTCCCCGGAGGGATGATCGCCGAGGCCCTGGACATCAAATACATCCTGACCGCCGCGGTCCGCTTCCCGGAGGCCCAGGACCTGAGCCGGGTCAAGTTGTTCACATGGCCGACCTTCCTGCAGTTCCCGGAGGATGAGCTGCTGCGGGGCCGACGGGTGCTCATCGTGGATGACGTGTGGGCCAGCGGCCGCACCATCAACACCGTCCGCAGCCGCGTGGAGGCCGCTGGAGGATATCCGGAGACCGCCGTGCTGCATTACAAGCCCCGGGAGTCCCTCTTCCGCCACGGGCCAACGTATTACGCGGCCGTGACCGACGCCTACATCATTTATCCCTGGGAGCTGCGCCGCGGCACCGAGGGGGTCCGTCCGATGGAGCCTCTCGGTTAGCCCCCTTCGGATCCGGCCACGCGCCCCCATCCGCGCTGCCGGGCCACCTCGTAGAGCAGGAGCGCCGCGGCCACCGCCACGTTCAGGGACTCCATCCCCCGGGCCATGGGGATGCGCACGGTGCGATGGGGAAGGCTCCGGACCTGCGGGCCGGGGCCGGCGGCCTCGCCGCCCAGGACCAGGGTCACGGGCTCCCGCCAGTCCACCTCCCAGTAGGTGCGCTCCCCCTCTGGGGTGGCCAGCCAGAGGGCCGTGCCCTCGACCTGCTGGGGGAGCTCCGGCCACGAGATCCGACGCACCGGCAGGACGAAGTGGGCTCCCGCTCCCGCCCGCACCGCCTTCGGATGCCACGGGTCTGCCGTCCCCGGGGGGATGAGCACTCCCTCCGCCCCGGCGGCCGCGGCGCTTCGCAATACCGCGCCGACGTTGCCCGGCTCCTGAACCCGATCCAGCAGCAGGAGGAAGGTCGGAGCGGCCGGCCACGGCAGCTCCGGGATGGGGGCCACTGCGATCAGGCCCTGGGGGGTCTCGGCGTCCGTGCACATCCGGAGGATGGCCGGGGTGACCTCATAACAGGGGACCCCTGCTGCCTGCAGGCGGGCAAGGGTCTCCTGAGCCCGGGGGGTGGGCTCAGCGTAGAAGGCGAACGCCAGACGGTAGTCCGGGTGCCGAAGGGCGAAGCGAAGGGCCTCGTCGATCAGACGCGGGCTTTCCAGAACCATCTGACGGTAAGCCTGGCGGGCCTTCCGCTGTTCCAGAAGCGCCCGCACCCGCTTCACCTTCTCGTTGGCGGGGCTGGTGATCCGAAGCATCCTCGCCGCCCTCGGGCATCTCCTCCGGAAAAACCGATGCCGGCACCCTGTCGGCGCCGGCATCGAAGGAGGCGAGGCCCAAACCCGTTCAGGCGAGGCCCAGGGCCTGACGGGCCGTCTCCACCAGGCGG includes:
- a CDS encoding phosphoribosyltransferase, with translation MRREILSWGDVEALIDHLLPQLRGPFDALLMITRGGIVPGGMIAEALDIKYILTAAVRFPEAQDLSRVKLFTWPTFLQFPEDELLRGRRVLIVDDVWASGRTINTVRSRVEAAGGYPETAVLHYKPRESLFRHGPTYYAAVTDAYIIYPWELRRGTEGVRPMEPLG
- the metG gene encoding methionine--tRNA ligase translates to MAEKVLVCVAWPYANGPLHLGHIAGAYLPADIFARYHRLKGNQVLMVSGSDSHGTPITVQADREGISPRELFERYHRVFLETWQKYGISFDLFTHTDTENHHRVSQDMFLRLLENGYLFRQTQRQFYSEVSRRFLPDRYIEGTCPICGYERARGDQCERCGTLLEATQLIHPRSRIDGSTPVLRETEHYFFNLPAFTEPLLNYLRDKGYWRPNVLTFTLNYIRQGLQPRPITRDLDWGIPVPLEGFEGKVLYVWFEAVIGYLSATIEWAALQGRPEAWKDWWYDPAAKIVYFIGKDNIPFHTIIWPAQLIGTGRLYEEDPSRRFTLPYDVPANEFLNLEGDKFSTSRNWAVWALDAASRYAVDALRYYLTAIMPETQDSEFRWIDFIRHNNEELLSIWGNLVHRVLTFAARHFDGQVPMPGRMEPRDAEVLARVDVSFETVGRLIEGCRFRQALETVMGLAAEVNRYLNEREPWKEIREDRNRAATTLYVAMRAIDSLKIMFAPFLPFSSQRVHEMLGYEGDLVGRLTVRAVAERTREHLVLTYEADPRIRWEPSRLTPGQRLREIRPLFEKIDEGRAEEERARLGQPTA
- a CDS encoding TrmH family RNA methyltransferase; the encoded protein is MLRITSPANEKVKRVRALLEQRKARQAYRQMVLESPRLIDEALRFALRHPDYRLAFAFYAEPTPRAQETLARLQAAGVPCYEVTPAILRMCTDAETPQGLIAVAPIPELPWPAAPTFLLLLDRVQEPGNVGAVLRSAAAAGAEGVLIPPGTADPWHPKAVRAGAGAHFVLPVRRISWPELPQQVEGTALWLATPEGERTYWEVDWREPVTLVLGGEAAGPGPQVRSLPHRTVRIPMARGMESLNVAVAAALLLYEVARQRGWGRVAGSEGG
- a CDS encoding glycosyltransferase family 39 protein, whose protein sequence is MSMRWGVLATIPLTFWVTLALMPPELAQIDEKHVLWQASSYGVIEIARNLTRDSHPPLYYWLVHLWWEMSGFDRPYAYRVLSILLGLTALPLAFQLGKQAAGPRVGMWAAILLALNPFFIFQLFLIRMYGSVIALGAASTWVWLLLLRRPSPRRWLIWIILQGALLFIHYYSVLLLLAQILILGLYRPRGWQVGLTLSTLLWSAFGFWLLWAYPGSLENTVRNLSAIPVRPRPWEVLEHFWASWLTGPLSDGHFARAAGLATALGALAVWICKEPRKRAPLPVQWRLIGMVSWLPLAMGAGIALRWPFFGARYFAMVLIPFLVWVITPIALRARWFVITFLVPGLISLPAMPLIQSFPDAGDTKEIAAMQILGGEDPILIQAWWHSLWPEYPRFRSYDWNDPRQRAIVLSQHPSFWFIGVTLYRGNWEEWVTDLQRTHTVDFYTEIDHFVPERRATVIHFTRKAQPVRWDPFTVRWENGLQLQAIGRIDESAKPGHPLRIALRMSTDRPLTSRWTLFLHLVDEHGQLWSNWDAEPEPGVQHWAPGQTIEVHRSLLIPLYTPPGRYRLQIGWYPTGAPGFPRLPLEGGASDSLIIGEIEVHPRVDPARVGSLSAGPVEVEPPVARMVQGIDGWRLEVQVRWRSRSYARVSGWQVMLRTPDGSIPLQRAYRIPDATVVTPGWLTEIWISPPLSGTRPALSVLEILYEGHRIIGRPVWIFPADTGWVYGWVFLNRFPR
- a CDS encoding glycosyltransferase family protein; translated protein: MSRTPVGMIHAFLLVAWALALALWRPVPAHNDEAYVLWAIRTHDLPGLIATGLRLDGQPPLYPVLLWAIQQLPLFRSVPMLYLIGLLLAFPFYPVMFRLARSLGGERAGISLLALLAFNPFLAGLMMFLRAYPLTLMLSALTLWLAAKADRRPTLARGLAWGLAGLALLFTFYYGVFLIAAAFIWLLRRPGAGRRRQAAWPGVILPGLAGALWAYFALAPALAIVIRHQGNPGIHPSPLEMVGNLWLTLWSGWAADARFALAAGSAMLLILAWALSIAIRRGLPALGFPLLTGSLALAGFLLVGWRYNFFAARYGVVALPSLLLALALILVHSPRRVQALAVGCAGLLGLIGLSRTILAYTALPENNPWYAEVVTALLERVAPGEVVVVQAPWHYQALLMYAPDAPWHLFDLNEEARWREALRDRPVVWLLGVPAYRGNWEVLEGALAGWIRTVEKEWPAPADAALVRYVPPPEAPSWQPLSVSFEGGLVLEAAALELQGPPGILRVGLRLRAAAPISQPYTLFVHLLDPAGRWIAGSDAEPPIPTPAMQPGASVTFWHALQVPTWLPAGVYPVTAGAYPTGSNGWPRLRTRTGEDVARLGTVSITPRPAWLDSRDGWRCGDLLLSRLTVMRLTSYRQEGPDIFPESGRPDRLWVQAAWRVEAAGAGLPEVIVETDRGVQQLAWQTSSALDVRYAAGEAVVGVWEGEIPPDLRTRRLIVRCPRGEAEIPAYTLSRQRWRWNYSWVFWNRMP